The Nitrospinaceae bacterium genomic sequence ATTGCTCGATCAACTTTTTTGCCAATTCAGGTGGAGCGGCGCCAGTGAAAGAGGGGCGTCTTCCTTTCCGGCAATCACCGTAGAGGGTGAACTGACTGATGATGAGCATTTCGCCCCCTGAGTCGAGGAGCGAGCGGTTCATTTTGCCTCCCTCGTCAGGAAAGATTCGAAGATGGACGCTCTTATCGGCGAGGTAGTGCACCTCTTTTTCGGTGTCCTCGGGCCCCACCCCGATGAGAATCATAATGCCCGGCCCGATTTTGCCTACGACTTCGCCGGAGACGCTCACGCTGGAATTTCGGACACGTTGAATGACGGCCAGCATAGGAATGCCTCTTTCTAGCAAGAATATTTTGAATTGCCAGATGATCTCAAGTGTTCCATTTTATCAAAGATTGAGGATTACATAAATTCATTTACCTCGATTTTTGATTGAATAGTTGATGATAGGGCTCAGGATAATTGAAAATTAAAGGAAAAAGAGCTCCGTTTAATTATTTGAATTAATTAAATTTTTCCAGTTTCTAGTCTTTGGCCTCTTGAAACTGTCATGTTCAATCATGTAGTATAAGTCCAATGAAAAAAGGAATTTACAATTGAATTCCTAAAAACGGTAAGGTATCATTATCTTTACCATTTGTAGCTTGGGAGATTAAAGGTGGCAATTCCCGAAAAGTTGGCTTCGAAAAAAGCGTTTACGACTTTTGAAGTGGCCGAGATATGTGATGTGACTCCTGTAACGATCCAAAACTGGATCGACAAAGAATGGCTCCGTGCCTACAGGACACCGGGTGGCCATCGACGTGTTCTTCGTGAAGATCTCATGGCTTTCCTTGAGTCAAGGAATATCCCGCATATTTTCAACGAGCGCACTGGTCCGCCAAAGGTGCTTGTGGTCGATGATGAAAAGAATTTCACTGAGTTGATCCGGGATATCTTGCTTTTGGATAACTCAGAGTATGAAATTGAGATAGCTCACGATGGGTTCCGGGCCGGGTTGTTATATGCCAATAACAAACCCGATGTTGTTTTGCTCGACTTGATGCTTCCCGGAGTGGATGGTTTTGAGGTTTGCCGCCAGATTAAACAAAGTGGCGGCGGCTCGAATACAACGATAATTGCCATAACAGGCCTGGACGATCCCAGTCATAAAGAGCGGATCATGAACCTGGGCGCCTCGCACTTCCTCCAGAAGCCGGCCGATACGGCGCAAATCAGAGACTTGGTTCGCCAATCAGTGGAGTCAAGAGTTTCCGGGACCTCTTCCTAGGCAACCGTTTTAAGTATCGTGAGTTAAGGATTAGCGGGTTTTCTGCGCTTGGCGGTCTTTTCATAAAAAGCGACATACAAATTTCAGGATTATTTGTTGATTGTGGCAGGGTTTCCTGATTCAGAGAGTTAGTTGTCCTCGCCCGAATCTTTGCCTCGACCACGCTCGCGCAGAAACCGCTCGACCTCACGAGCTAGATCTTCTCCCGAGGGCAGGCCTCCCGAGGGGTCCTCATCCTCGTTCTCATCCTCGCTCCGGAGTTTGAGTTCCTCCACATACTCTTTTACTGCCTTGTTCGATTCGAGGGCCTGATCAACCTTATCGTCGAAATCGATGGAGCCCATTTCCAACTCAGAAACACTAACTTCGATTTGGAGAAATTCGTTCAGGCGGCGGACTAGGGCTAGAGCTGCCTTAGGATTTGGCGAAACGTTGACGTAGTGAGGGACGTTCGCCCAGACGCTCACGGCAGGCAGGTTCTCATCGCGGAACAGATTATTCAGGATGCCGACGATCCCGGTGGGGCCTTCATAGCCCGATCGTTTGAGGCCCAATCGGGTAGCGAGCTCGATATTGGTCGAGGAGCCGGTGATGCGTACCTCGCTTCTGTGATAGACGTCGGCGAGGAGCGCGCCCAATGTCACGGCCATCCTGACGTCGCACTTTTGTGCGAGGGAATGAATCATTCTCGTGAATAATTGCCACTGAAGATGAGGTTCGACTCCGACAAAGAAGATTAAATCGTTTGCTAGTTGAGGGGTGCGGCAAGCATAAAATGTATTTGTGGGCCAGGTAATCTGGCGTTGTCCTTCAGCGTCCAAGCTCACCAAGGGACGAGCGTCTTGGAAATTGTGGAAATAATCAGAGTCGATGGAGGCGAACTCCGAGCCCCCAAGTTCCTCTGAGATATAGGTCGCTGCAGTTGTCGCGGCACTACTGGCGTCGTTCCACCCCGAAAAGGCTAGCACCAGGGTGGGGTTTCTGAGTTCCGGTATCTCTTGAATTTTAAGATATTCCATCGGTCGTCCTCGGCGGCTGGGAAGGATTGGACAGAATTTCGAAACTAATCTTATGAGGATATTCTAAACTTCTAGGCGAGAGGATTCAAAGCCTAATTTTCAAACCTGCTGAAAAACCATTGTAATCGGCCCAAAGTTATTATAATTGATAGCTTAGCGCCCGGATGCTATAAACAGGGCAGCTAATCCGAGGAAGATTTTTTCGTGCTCGAGTGGGTATTTTATGACCCACGCTACATTAGTTCCCGCCTGTGTGATAAACCCCGCCGTTATAAACGGCGAAGGTAAGGTTTGCCAGTGAATACCTTGAATGAAACTGAATCGCATTTTCAGGGCAAGGTTGCTTTGATCACTGGTGCCTCGCGAGGTATTGGCGCGGCCGTGGCGAGATGCCTTGCCCGGGCGGGGGTGGATTTGGTGATCAATCACCGCGAGGGCCGGGGTCGCTCGGGTAAAATGGCCGAAGAGTTGTGCCGCGAAGCTGAGGCGGAGGGCGTACGCGCCATAGCGGTTCCTGCTGATATTGCAAAAAAAGATGCGGTCGAGGCCCTATTCACCAGGGCCGAAGAAGAATTTGGTCGCCTAGATTTTCTTGTGCTCAACGCCGCCCGCGCTCCTTTTAAGCCGTGGGAAAAACTTTTGGAGCGCGATCTCCGCCAACTGGTAGATACG encodes the following:
- a CDS encoding D-tyrosyl-tRNA(Tyr) deacylase, whose product is MLAVIQRVRNSSVSVSGEVVGKIGPGIMILIGVGPEDTEKEVHYLADKSVHLRIFPDEGGKMNRSLLDSGGEMLIISQFTLYGDCRKGRRPSFTGAAPPELAKKLIEQFVAEVGKLGVTTATGRFGAMMDVELINDGPVTLILDSSGAF
- a CDS encoding response regulator, which encodes MAIPEKLASKKAFTTFEVAEICDVTPVTIQNWIDKEWLRAYRTPGGHRRVLREDLMAFLESRNIPHIFNERTGPPKVLVVDDEKNFTELIRDILLLDNSEYEIEIAHDGFRAGLLYANNKPDVVLLDLMLPGVDGFEVCRQIKQSGGGSNTTIIAITGLDDPSHKERIMNLGASHFLQKPADTAQIRDLVRQSVESRVSGTSS
- a CDS encoding PAC2 family protein, with the translated sequence MEYLKIQEIPELRNPTLVLAFSGWNDASSAATTAATYISEELGGSEFASIDSDYFHNFQDARPLVSLDAEGQRQITWPTNTFYACRTPQLANDLIFFVGVEPHLQWQLFTRMIHSLAQKCDVRMAVTLGALLADVYHRSEVRITGSSTNIELATRLGLKRSGYEGPTGIVGILNNLFRDENLPAVSVWANVPHYVNVSPNPKAALALVRRLNEFLQIEVSVSELEMGSIDFDDKVDQALESNKAVKEYVEELKLRSEDENEDEDPSGGLPSGEDLAREVERFLRERGRGKDSGEDN